In the Acidimicrobiia bacterium genome, CGTTCGCCGATTGGATCGCCCGCGGCATCGATGGGCGCTACCCCACGGCCCAAGACCTCGCCGTTCACTGCACCACTCTGTTTCCGCCCGTGCGATCCCGCGGCTGGTTGGAGCTTCGCTGGCTCGACTCCCTGCCCGCCGGAGTGGCCGAGACAGCCACGGCCGCCGTGAGTGTGTTGCTGATCGACGAGGAGGCGGGCCAACGAGCGAGCGACGCCTGTGCATCGGTTGCCAACGGTTGGTCCGAAGCGGCTCGCCAAGGCCCCCGCGATCCGGCCCTGGCCCAGGCTGGCGCCGCCTGTTTGCGGATCGCGGCCGAGGCTCTTGGTCGCACCGATGTACCGACGCAGTATCGCCGGGCCGTGGCGGAGGCCGCCGAGCGATGGCCGGCTCGCTGGCGCTGCCCGGCGGATGACCTCGAGAAACGTCTCCGCCTAGGCGACAAGGTGGCTCAACTGGCCGAACCACTCCAGGAGGTGTCGTGGTGAGGCCGAGCGACACGATCAACGCGGCGAGAGCCCTCACTGAGGACCTCGCCGAGTCGCGGGAGCGCACGCTGAAACTCATCGCCCCCTTCGACGATGGTGTGCTCCGGGGGCAACACGATGCGTTGATGTCGCCGTTGGTGTGGGACGTAGCCCACGTGGCCAACTACGAGGACCAGTGGCTGGTGCGGGCCCTGGGGGGCCCAACCATCCGGGAGGGGATCGACGACATCTACGACGCCTTCAAGCATCGGCGCGACGAGCGCGATGCCCTGCCGATGCTCACTCCCTCCGAGGCTCGCGCCTACGGCGGGACGGTGCGTGTTCATGCCCTCGAGCGCCTCGCGGCGGCCGACCTCCACCCCGACGGCGCCAACCCCTTGCTGCGGCGAGGCTTTGTGTACGACATGGTGGTGAAGCACGAGCATCAGCATGCCGAGACGCTCCTGGCGTCGATTCAGTTGCTGCCCCCCGCCGAGGCTCGCCGTCTCCAATCGGTGGCCGCGCCCACCGGGATCGCCCCGGATGAGACGGAAGTTCGGGTCGCGGCGGGGTCGTTTCTGATGGGCGCCGATGATCCGTGCTCCTACGACAATGAGCGACCCCGCCATGTGGTGGATCTCCCCGCTTTTTGGATCGACACCGCTCCGGTTACTAACGGAGAGTTCGAGGCGTTCATTGTCGATGGTGGCTATCAAACCGAACGGTGGTGGCAACCAGCGGGATGGGCGTGGCGACAAGACACGGCCGCGGTCGCTCCGCAGTTTTGGGAGCGGGACGGCAGCGACTGGCAGCGATGGCGCTTCGGGCAGCGCGATGGCCTTCGATCCGCCGAGCCGGTGCAGCATGTGTGTTGGTACGAGGCCGATGCCTACGCCCGGTGGGCCGGTCGGCGCCTGCCCACTGAGGCAGAGTGGGAGAAGGCGGCGGCCGGGGCCAGCGCCGATCCCACGCAGGTCAATCTTGGTCAGCGCTATCTCGGACCCGCCGAGGTGGGGGCCTTTCCGGCGGGCGTGAGTAACTACGGGGCCCATCAGATGCTCGGTGACGTATGGGAGTGGACGGCGTCGGACTTTCGTGTGTACCCAGACTTCGTGGCGTTCCCCTATCGGGAGTATTCCGAGGTGTTCAACGACGAGGGCTACAAGGTGCTGCGGGGTGGTTCGTGGGCCACTCATCCCCGCGCCATCAGTGTGACCTTCCGGAACTGGGATTGGCCCATGCGCCGTCAGATCTTCGCCGGCTTTCGCTGCGCCCGTGACGACACCTGATGTGCCGTCATCTCGCCTACCTCGGTCCTTCTCGTTCGTTGTCGTCGATTCTCTACGAGCCCGCCCACTCCCTGGAGGCGCAGGGCCGCACTCCGCGCCTCCAGCGAGAGGGCGCCGTAAACGCCGACGGATGGGGCGTTGGATGGTGGGACGCCTCGGTGGGCCCCGAGCCCGCCCGCTTTCGCACCGAGCACACCATGTGGACCGACCAAACCTTCCGCGCCACGGCGGAGGTAACCCACGCCGAGGCGTTCGTGGCGGCGGTCCGCAACGCCAGTTCGCCGACGCCGATTGAGGCTATCGGCAATGCCCCGTTCACTTCCGGGCCGTGGCTGTTCTCGCTCAATGGCTTCGTAGCCGGATTTCGGTCGGGGGTGCGGGAGCAGTTGGTTCCAGCCATCACCCGATCACGGGCCCGCGCTATCGAGGGCAGCACCGACTCCGAGGTGCTCTTTGCCCTCGTGTTGGACCAACTTGATGCCGGACGCACCCCAGTGGAAGCGTTGGCGAAAGTGACGAGCCGGGTTCTGACCCTGGCTGCGGGAAAACTCAATTTGCTGTTGTCCGACGGCCAGGAAATCACCGCGACCACCGGCGGCAACTCGCTGTTCTTCTTGGCGGGAAGGGGCCTGGCCGCGGGGGGCATGTTGTTGGCCAGCGAGCCACTCGATGGTGACCCTGGATGGACCTCCGTGCCCGACGAGTCGCTCTGGAGCGGCACCGCCGACGGACAGAGTTGTCAGCCACTGAAGCGAACACAACGATGAGGCGCACGTCAATCGGCAGCCACACCAGCATCGCCGTGTACCTCGATGCCGGGGATCTCCGGCAGGCCCTCTGCCGAGACGTTCTC is a window encoding:
- a CDS encoding ergothioneine biosynthesis protein EgtB, producing the protein MRPSDTINAARALTEDLAESRERTLKLIAPFDDGVLRGQHDALMSPLVWDVAHVANYEDQWLVRALGGPTIREGIDDIYDAFKHRRDERDALPMLTPSEARAYGGTVRVHALERLAAADLHPDGANPLLRRGFVYDMVVKHEHQHAETLLASIQLLPPAEARRLQSVAAPTGIAPDETEVRVAAGSFLMGADDPCSYDNERPRHVVDLPAFWIDTAPVTNGEFEAFIVDGGYQTERWWQPAGWAWRQDTAAVAPQFWERDGSDWQRWRFGQRDGLRSAEPVQHVCWYEADAYARWAGRRLPTEAEWEKAAAGASADPTQVNLGQRYLGPAEVGAFPAGVSNYGAHQMLGDVWEWTASDFRVYPDFVAFPYREYSEVFNDEGYKVLRGGSWATHPRAISVTFRNWDWPMRRQIFAGFRCARDDT
- the egtC gene encoding ergothioneine biosynthesis protein EgtC, which produces MCRHLAYLGPSRSLSSILYEPAHSLEAQGRTPRLQREGAVNADGWGVGWWDASVGPEPARFRTEHTMWTDQTFRATAEVTHAEAFVAAVRNASSPTPIEAIGNAPFTSGPWLFSLNGFVAGFRSGVREQLVPAITRSRARAIEGSTDSEVLFALVLDQLDAGRTPVEALAKVTSRVLTLAAGKLNLLLSDGQEITATTGGNSLFFLAGRGLAAGGMLLASEPLDGDPGWTSVPDESLWSGTADGQSCQPLKRTQR